A genomic segment from Glycine max cultivar Williams 82 chromosome 1, Glycine_max_v4.0, whole genome shotgun sequence encodes:
- the LOC102668437 gene encoding uncharacterized protein, whose translation MADSFLGDISQQQLHPLWEDTWIWKPEPAGDYSTKSGYDLIWGELMEVRQEQDCGAIWKLKIPTKTAVFTWRLLRDRLPTKQNLRRRQIPIDDMLCPLCRNKEEGDEHLFFNCSKTLPLWWESMSWVNLITVMPQNHRDHFLQHGMEVADGVRSKTWKCWWIALTWTIWHHRNKVVFQDTTFHGIKLLEDALFLLWSWIKAMDKDFTLHFNQWSSNLKEGLDQTYLCEVAKEKKHRLLTMLECDEHDARP comes from the exons ATGGCGGATAGTTTTCTTGGGGACATATCACAGCAGCAACTTCATCCCCTATGGGAGGACACTTGGATTTGGAAACCTGAACCTGCAGGAGACTACTCAACAAAAAGTGGATATGATTTGATATGGGGAGAGCTGATGGAGGTAAGACAGGAACAGGATTGTGGGGCAATATGGAAACTCAAAATACCCACAAAAACAGCAGTGTTCACTTGGAGGCTACTTCGGGATAGATTACCAACAAAGCAAAACCTTAGAAGGAGACAAATACCGATAGATGATATGTTATGTCCTTTATGCAGAAATAAGGAGGAGGGGGATGAACACTTGTTCTTCAATTGTAGCAAAACCCTCCCTTTATGGTGGGAATCAATGTCCTGGGTTAATCTTATCACTGTAATGCCACAAAATCATAGGGACCATTTTCTGCAACATGGAATGGAGGTAGCAGATGGAGTCAGGTCCAAAACCTGGAAATGCTGGTGGATTGCTTTAACTTGGACAATATGGCACCATAGAAATAAGGTGGTGTTCCAAGATACAACTTTTCATGGAATCAAACTGTTAGAAGATGCCTTATTCCTACTATGGTCATGGATCAAAGCAATGGACAAGGATTTTACTcttcattttaaccaatggtcCTCTAATCTTAAGGAAG GATTAGACCAAACATACCTATGTGAGGTggcgaaggagaagaagcacaGACTTCTGACGATGCTGGAGTGCGACGAACACGATGCTCGACCTTAG